A section of the Helicobacter jaachi genome encodes:
- a CDS encoding (Fe-S)-binding protein produces the protein MRVFFFSTCLGGIAYADTCVNAIKLLQKEGLEVVFKKDQTCCAQPSYNSGYYEQSRIVALHNVRLFQGDEPIIVPSGSCAGMMREDYLALFEGRSEFAEVEQFCARVYDLGEYLHKILKVNYEDRGMPTKVTWHSNCHALRTSKVVNSAKALISSLQNVQLIELEHEEECCGFGGTFSIKEPEVSNAMVSQKIQDILSRNVEYVISADAGCLLNISGAMKKQQVNVKPIHLYDFLAQRIGLGA, from the coding sequence ATGCGTGTGTTTTTCTTCTCAACCTGTCTTGGCGGCATAGCTTATGCAGATACTTGTGTGAATGCCATTAAACTCTTACAAAAAGAGGGATTAGAAGTGGTGTTTAAAAAAGACCAAACCTGCTGCGCGCAGCCAAGCTATAACTCTGGCTATTATGAGCAAAGCCGCATTGTCGCGCTGCATAATGTGAGATTATTTCAAGGTGATGAGCCTATTATTGTCCCCTCTGGCTCGTGTGCGGGTATGATGAGGGAGGATTATTTGGCTTTGTTTGAGGGGCGGAGTGAGTTTGCAGAAGTGGAGCAATTTTGCGCAAGGGTGTATGATTTGGGCGAATATTTGCATAAGATTTTGAAAGTAAATTATGAGGATAGAGGTATGCCCACAAAAGTTACTTGGCATAGCAATTGCCACGCATTGCGCACTTCAAAGGTGGTAAATAGTGCTAAGGCACTCATTAGCTCATTGCAAAATGTGCAGCTGATTGAATTAGAGCATGAGGAGGAGTGCTGCGGGTTTGGTGGGACATTTAGCATTAAAGAACCTGAAGTATCAAATGCTATGGTGAGCCAAAAAATACAAGATATCCTTTCACGTAATGTAGAATATGTGATTTCTGCGGACGCGGGCTGCTTGCTTAATATTAGTGGCGCAATGAAAAAGCAGCAAGTGAATGTAAAGCCTATTCATCTCTATGATTTTTTAGCGCAAAGAATTGGCTTAGGAGCGTAA
- a CDS encoding glycosyltransferase, which yields MRKVFSFPHIFGKVRFLNKFFKRRVLNNPSLINYFIKERYDVNIGFLEGISTIYISQKNGGAKIGYIHIALKDMRDNKPDKQELEAYMRCDRLICVSHYAKTSLLELYPQLDAKRVEVIYNPINKEQILYKANIESIPKHTFSFLQVGRLTYQKGLITLLEANKILQDKGLVYEIWLVGEGARYKKELDSIIAAQGVQNVRFFGFCANPYPYIKACDVMLLSSYFEGYGLVLAESCVLEKAIISSDIPSSREVLTHETLGECGAFFTSKNAQSLAQQMEELYCNATRREELAHKAKVRAQDFDIAKSAKQFESLLTHLVK from the coding sequence TTGCGCAAGGTCTTTAGCTTCCCACATATTTTTGGCAAAGTGCGATTTTTAAATAAATTTTTTAAACGTCGCGTGCTTAATAATCCTAGCCTTATAAATTACTTCATTAAAGAGCGCTATGATGTGAATATCGGCTTTTTGGAGGGCATTAGCACGATATATATTTCGCAAAAAAATGGCGGGGCAAAGATTGGCTATATCCATATTGCTTTGAAAGATATGCGCGATAATAAGCCTGATAAACAAGAGCTAGAGGCGTATATGCGCTGCGATAGGCTTATTTGCGTCTCTCACTATGCTAAAACCTCCCTGCTAGAGCTCTATCCGCAGCTAGATGCTAAGCGTGTGGAGGTGATTTATAATCCCATAAATAAAGAGCAGATTCTATACAAGGCAAATATAGAATCTATCCCTAAGCACACTTTTAGCTTTTTGCAAGTGGGCAGGCTCACTTATCAAAAGGGCTTAATAACGCTGCTAGAGGCAAATAAAATATTGCAAGATAAGGGCTTAGTGTATGAGATTTGGCTAGTGGGTGAGGGCGCGCGCTATAAAAAGGAGCTAGATTCTATAATCGCTGCGCAGGGCGTGCAAAATGTGCGATTTTTTGGCTTTTGCGCTAATCCCTATCCATATATCAAGGCATGCGATGTGATGCTGCTGAGCTCGTATTTTGAGGGCTATGGGCTAGTTTTAGCAGAATCTTGCGTGCTAGAAAAAGCCATTATTTCAAGCGATATTCCTAGTAGCAGGGAGGTTTTAACGCATGAGACATTAGGCGAGTGCGGAGCGTTCTTTACTTCTAAAAATGCGCAAAGTTTAGCCCAGCAGATGGAGGAGCTATACTGTAATGCCACAAGGCGCGAGGAGCTAGCGCATAAAGCCAAAGTGCGCGCGCAAGATTTTGATATAGCTAAAAGTGCTAAGCAGTTTGAAAGCCTGCTTACTCACCTTGTGAAGTAG
- a CDS encoding ABC-F family ATP-binding cassette domain-containing protein — translation MLQTINLSMRYASKKLFENVNIKLDKGKRYGLIGANGAGKSTFLKILSGQNEASSGEVVIEQGLRLGVLGQDQYAFEDLSLKDAVLIGNKRLYDAIKRKEYLYENGDLSDEKVNEELGQLEMICAEEDPMYECEVVIEKILEDLGFAASVHNEPMRALTGGDKFKILLAQVLFPKPDILLLDEPTNNLDLHSIAWLEQNLKQSEGTLVVISHDRHFLNSVCTHILDMDFGGVREFSGNYDDWYIASTLIAKQQEMERNKKLKEKEELESFIARFSANASKARQATSRQKQLEKLDISALQVSSRREPSIVFKPNRAIGNEALECEHISKSFHTQDGQKQVVLNDVSLKILPGDKIAIIGANGVGKSTLCKILVEELVPDSGAVKWGATTQKGYFPQNVSEEISGEESLYEWLRGFDKKKESGEIRNALGRMLFSGEEQEKPINALSGGEKHRMVLSKLMLEGGNFLVLDEPTNHLDLESIIALGEALYKFSGNVICVSHDRELIDAFANRIIELKIDSINGAQLIDFRGSYEEYLEQYNLK, via the coding sequence ATGCTACAAACCATAAACCTCTCCATGCGCTATGCTAGCAAAAAACTCTTTGAAAATGTCAATATCAAGCTTGATAAGGGCAAGCGTTATGGGCTTATTGGCGCAAATGGTGCAGGGAAAAGCACATTTTTAAAAATCCTAAGCGGGCAAAATGAAGCAAGCAGCGGCGAAGTGGTGATTGAGCAAGGGTTAAGGCTAGGCGTTTTAGGGCAAGACCAGTATGCCTTTGAAGATTTAAGCTTAAAAGATGCGGTGCTTATAGGTAATAAGCGGCTTTATGATGCGATTAAAAGAAAAGAATATCTCTATGAAAATGGTGATTTAAGCGATGAGAAGGTTAATGAGGAGTTAGGGCAGCTAGAGATGATATGTGCTGAAGAAGACCCAATGTATGAATGCGAAGTAGTGATTGAAAAGATTTTAGAGGATTTGGGCTTTGCAGCGAGTGTGCATAATGAGCCTATGCGCGCGCTTACAGGTGGGGATAAATTTAAAATATTGCTAGCACAAGTGCTATTCCCTAAGCCTGATATTTTGTTGCTTGATGAGCCTACAAATAACCTTGATTTGCACTCTATTGCATGGCTTGAGCAAAATTTGAAGCAAAGCGAGGGGACTTTGGTAGTTATTTCGCACGATAGGCATTTTTTAAATAGCGTTTGCACGCATATTTTGGATATGGATTTTGGCGGCGTGCGCGAATTTAGTGGGAATTATGATGATTGGTATATCGCTAGCACGCTAATTGCCAAGCAGCAAGAAATGGAGCGCAATAAAAAATTAAAAGAAAAAGAGGAGCTAGAATCTTTCATCGCACGCTTTTCTGCTAATGCCAGCAAGGCGCGGCAAGCTACAAGCCGACAAAAGCAGCTTGAAAAACTAGATATTAGCGCACTGCAGGTAAGCTCAAGGCGTGAGCCTAGCATTGTTTTTAAACCTAATCGCGCTATTGGCAATGAAGCCTTAGAATGCGAGCATATAAGCAAATCTTTTCACACACAAGATGGGCAAAAGCAAGTAGTGCTAAATGATGTGAGCCTTAAAATCCTGCCCGGGGATAAAATTGCCATTATCGGTGCAAATGGTGTGGGCAAAAGCACGCTATGCAAGATTTTAGTAGAAGAGCTAGTGCCAGATAGTGGGGCAGTCAAATGGGGCGCTACGACGCAAAAGGGCTATTTCCCCCAAAATGTAAGCGAGGAGATAAGTGGGGAGGAGAGTTTGTATGAGTGGCTAAGGGGATTTGATAAGAAAAAAGAGAGCGGTGAAATCCGCAATGCGCTTGGGCGAATGCTTTTTAGCGGTGAGGAGCAAGAAAAGCCCATAAACGCGCTAAGTGGGGGAGAAAAGCATAGAATGGTGTTAAGCAAGCTTATGCTTGAGGGCGGTAATTTTTTAGTGCTAGATGAGCCCACAAATCATCTTGATTTAGAATCTATTATCGCACTTGGCGAGGCGCTGTATAAATTTAGTGGGAATGTGATTTGTGTAAGCCATGATAGGGAGTTAATTGATGCTTTTGCTAATCGCATTATTGAACTTAAAATAGATTCTATAAATGGCGCGCAGCTTATTGATTTTCGTGGGAGTTATGAGGAGTATTTGGAGCAGTATAATTTAAAATAA
- a CDS encoding glycosyl transferase family 90, with product MKNNYFFYNLKGIARMLVPSVFLPKNREKILKNIHDRADIDYIKSRVDYYCQLSSQTPLDEAAKRLSYVRFTRKKTVYFFDTYEFTRYFPQHFRANFAFGDVNFICPKPSITKSRPIKANLAQNLTGGGANTTSKSRSTLDSIPHTTTTESSPPFAYSTLLNLEKVRHFTFINDPYSFESKQDRLFYRGGIYQPHRINFFEKYFEHALCDLGHTGSKAIHPQWQKPKLSLAKHLPYKFLLSLEGNDVASNLKWVMSSNSLCVMPKPKFETWFMEGTLLPNVHYAEITESNVEAVLEHFIKHPNDAKDIIHNAHLYTQQFFDKKREAIISLLVLEKYFYYTGQLDRLRI from the coding sequence GTGAAAAATAATTATTTTTTCTACAACCTTAAAGGCATTGCGCGAATGCTTGTGCCAAGCGTATTTTTGCCCAAAAATAGAGAGAAAATTCTAAAAAATATCCACGATAGGGCAGATATTGACTACATTAAATCGCGTGTGGATTATTACTGCCAACTAAGCAGCCAAACGCCGCTTGATGAGGCAGCGAAAAGGCTTAGTTATGTGCGTTTCACACGCAAAAAAACCGTGTATTTTTTTGATACTTATGAATTTACGCGCTATTTTCCGCAGCATTTTCGGGCAAATTTTGCCTTTGGCGATGTGAATTTTATCTGCCCTAAGCCCTCTATCACTAAATCGCGCCCAATTAAAGCAAATCTAGCACAAAATTTAACGGGGGGGGGGGCGAATACAACATCTAAATCCCGCTCCACGCTAGATTCTATACCTCACACCACAACTACAGAATCTAGCCCGCCATTTGCTTACTCCACTTTGCTTAACCTTGAAAAAGTGCGGCATTTTACTTTCATTAATGACCCCTATAGCTTTGAATCTAAGCAAGATAGGCTCTTTTATCGTGGCGGGATTTACCAACCTCATCGCATAAATTTTTTTGAGAAATACTTTGAGCACGCTCTTTGTGATTTGGGGCATACTGGCAGCAAGGCTATTCACCCACAATGGCAAAAGCCAAAGCTAAGTCTTGCCAAACATTTGCCCTATAAATTTTTGCTTTCTTTAGAGGGCAATGATGTGGCGAGTAATCTTAAGTGGGTGATGAGCTCAAACTCGCTTTGTGTTATGCCAAAGCCAAAGTTTGAAACTTGGTTTATGGAGGGCACGCTCTTGCCCAATGTGCATTATGCAGAGATTACAGAATCTAATGTAGAGGCCGTGCTAGAGCATTTCATAAAGCACCCAAATGACGCCAAAGACATTATCCACAACGCGCATTTATATACGCAGCAGTTTTTTGATAAAAAGCGCGAGGCGATTATCTCGCTTTTGGTGCTTGAGAAGTATTTCTACTACACAGGGCAACTTGATAGGCTTAGAATCTAG
- a CDS encoding glycosyltransferase family 2 protein: MSNIPISVTLLVKNAQDTLAQCLQSLQAFDEIILLDNQSSDDTLKIAQDFNQTFKNLRIYQSEFIGFGALKNLAISYAKHDIILSIDADEILESSALEWIQSHLDSMQPNHIYALPRKNLYRGEWIKACGWYPDYVWRIFNKQFTRFNDNIVHESVIIPPNAKTIKLPYGLTHYAYENIAQLLDKLQRYTTLYATQHTHKSASPLKATIRGLWSFVRNYFFKKGFCYGYKGFVISLCNALGSFFKYMKLYEANKPSPSDCTLIVTTYNQKERLALVLDSIKALNPLPKEVLIADDGSAQDTRELIESYMPHFPCALKHIWQEDRGFRLSAIRNLAIKAAQGKYIIIIDGDMILESHFIKDHLRAAQRGVFIQASRVILDAKTTQHIMDSHNFRKAFAKKDFKATRCALLSALIFKTSKINARFFAKKDFIKGIRGCNMSFFKADCVDINGFNEAFVGWGREDSEFVARFLFHGGQLKRLKFAAIAYHLYHKENTRDMLASNHAIYLDTIKHKSHFCAQGLKHTTSQGE, translated from the coding sequence TTGAGCAATATTCCAATAAGTGTAACTCTTTTAGTTAAAAATGCGCAAGATACCCTTGCGCAGTGCTTACAATCACTTCAAGCCTTTGATGAAATTATCCTCCTTGATAACCAAAGTAGCGACGATACGCTAAAAATCGCGCAAGATTTTAATCAAACATTTAAGAATCTGCGCATTTATCAAAGCGAGTTTATAGGCTTTGGCGCGCTTAAAAATCTCGCTATAAGCTACGCTAAGCATGATATTATCTTAAGCATTGATGCAGATGAAATCTTAGAATCTAGCGCGCTAGAGTGGATACAATCGCATCTAGATTCTATGCAGCCTAACCACATCTACGCCCTGCCGCGCAAAAATCTCTATCGCGGAGAGTGGATAAAGGCGTGCGGGTGGTATCCTGATTATGTATGGCGCATTTTTAATAAGCAATTTACGCGCTTTAATGATAATATCGTGCATGAAAGCGTGATAATCCCCCCTAATGCCAAAACTATCAAACTCCCCTATGGTTTAACGCACTACGCGTATGAAAATATCGCGCAGCTCCTTGATAAATTGCAGCGCTACACCACGCTTTACGCCACGCAGCACACTCATAAATCTGCTAGCCCGCTTAAAGCCACTATACGCGGGCTTTGGAGCTTTGTGAGAAATTATTTTTTTAAAAAGGGCTTTTGCTATGGATACAAAGGCTTTGTTATTAGCCTATGCAACGCACTTGGCTCATTTTTTAAATATATGAAACTCTATGAGGCAAATAAACCCTCTCCTAGCGACTGCACGCTTATTGTAACCACCTATAATCAAAAAGAACGTCTAGCGCTCGTGCTAGATTCTATAAAAGCGCTCAATCCCTTGCCTAAAGAAGTATTAATTGCTGATGATGGCAGCGCGCAAGATACGCGTGAATTGATAGAATCTTACATGCCGCATTTCCCCTGCGCGCTTAAGCACATATGGCAGGAGGATAGAGGCTTTCGCCTAAGCGCTATCCGCAATCTTGCTATAAAAGCCGCTCAAGGCAAGTATATTATTATCATCGATGGCGATATGATTTTAGAATCTCACTTCATCAAAGACCATTTGCGCGCAGCTCAAAGAGGAGTATTTATACAAGCCTCACGCGTGATTTTAGATGCTAAGACTACCCAACACATTATGGATTCACACAATTTTCGCAAAGCCTTTGCTAAAAAAGATTTTAAAGCCACGCGCTGCGCACTTTTATCAGCGCTTATATTTAAGACTTCAAAGATAAATGCGCGCTTTTTTGCTAAAAAAGATTTTATTAAAGGCATTCGCGGCTGCAATATGAGCTTTTTTAAGGCTGATTGTGTGGATATTAATGGCTTTAATGAAGCCTTTGTGGGCTGGGGGCGCGAGGATAGCGAGTTTGTCGCACGATTTTTATTCCATGGTGGGCAGCTTAAGCGGCTTAAATTTGCCGCTATTGCCTATCATCTCTATCACAAAGAAAATACGCGCGATATGCTAGCATCTAATCACGCCATTTACCTTGATACCATTAAGCATAAATCACATTTTTGCGCACAAGGGCTAAAGCACACTACTTCACAAGGTGAGTAA
- a CDS encoding alpha-1,2-fucosyltransferase, protein MKGNFAFKPDIFALYKYRYDEHLSHKDDRVWQAFTQSAKGSFHPHALPIGYFQNLTYLQGLDSILHKEFCLKTPLTAQNQALKAYIHSLPQSAFLHIRLGDYLEGGTFVRLGSAYYNQAVQILKKHLGKAYIFVFSNNIPWCERNAHKYIDFSGLKVEFVKHNDEGNAAQELELMRACKHGIMANSTFSWWAAYLNDNPHKIVCMPKYFFNDITRIPQSQMIAKQNYILLDHTWAEI, encoded by the coding sequence TTGAAGGGAAATTTTGCTTTTAAGCCCGATATTTTTGCACTATACAAATACCGCTATGATGAGCATTTGTCCCACAAAGATGATAGAGTGTGGCAGGCTTTCACACAAAGTGCTAAAGGTAGCTTCCACCCGCACGCACTACCTATTGGATATTTTCAAAATCTCACATATTTACAAGGGCTAGATTCTATCTTGCACAAAGAATTTTGCCTAAAAACGCCTCTAACTGCGCAAAATCAGGCATTAAAAGCATATATCCACTCCCTACCGCAAAGCGCGTTTTTGCACATTCGCTTGGGCGATTATTTGGAGGGTGGCACATTTGTGAGGCTAGGCAGTGCGTATTATAATCAAGCTGTTCAGATATTAAAAAAGCATTTGGGCAAGGCGTATATATTTGTCTTTAGCAATAATATCCCATGGTGTGAGCGTAATGCGCATAAATATATTGATTTTAGCGGCTTAAAAGTGGAGTTTGTCAAGCATAATGATGAAGGCAACGCCGCGCAAGAGCTTGAGCTTATGCGCGCGTGCAAGCATGGCATTATGGCAAACTCAACATTTAGCTGGTGGGCGGCATATCTTAATGACAATCCGCATAAAATAGTGTGTATGCCAAAATATTTTTTCAATGACATAACGCGAATCCCGCAGTCACAAATGATTGCCAAGCAAAATTATATCTTGCTAGACCATACTTGGGCGGAGATTTAG
- a CDS encoding L-lactate permease, giving the protein MVNVVYNQNFDPLGSIWLSALVAFAPILCFLLCLLAFKMKGYVAGFLTVVLASILACVVYKMPFSLVGASFVQGFANGLWPIAWIIIAAIFLYKLSVKSGSFEVIKQSVMSITPDHRIQVILIGFCFGSFLEGAIGFGGPVAITAALLVGLGLKPLQAAGLCLIANTAPVAFGAVGIPIIAMTNLVEIEQYAVAGMVGRMLVPLSLTIPFFIVFLMDGFKGVKETFPAILIAALSFTCTQFLSSNYLGAELPDIISAVVSLACTTIFLRFWRPSSIFRLDDLKDFSNHKQLAFGEVFKAWLPFILLIICIIIWTQPWFKAIFESKPFLFKDIANLTEVPANSFWFAFKPILDEAGTTIGFVKTGLLHYTQVTVAFGSTIGGIFDPNGKAVGLNLGLSFIVQAGSAILVAAFLTIFLLRIKADDAADCFGETLKEMAMPCITIGLVVAFAFVAKNSGMSGTLGTAFAQTGNAFAFFSPMIGWIGVFLTGSDTSSNLLFGTLQQVSATKLGIGEALFLAANSVGGVVGKMISPQSIAIACAAVGLAGKESDLFKFTLKYSVGFILLIGIWTWVIASFLGVMIPDVVALAKH; this is encoded by the coding sequence ATGGTGAATGTGGTGTATAACCAAAATTTTGACCCCTTAGGGAGCATTTGGCTTAGTGCTTTAGTGGCGTTTGCACCCATACTTTGCTTTTTACTTTGCCTACTTGCTTTTAAGATGAAAGGCTATGTGGCGGGATTTTTAACCGTTGTGCTTGCTTCAATTCTAGCATGCGTGGTGTATAAGATGCCTTTTTCGCTTGTGGGCGCGAGCTTTGTGCAGGGTTTTGCAAATGGACTTTGGCCTATTGCGTGGATTATCATCGCAGCCATTTTTCTCTACAAACTTTCTGTAAAATCTGGCTCATTTGAGGTGATTAAGCAAAGTGTGATGAGCATTACACCAGACCATAGAATCCAAGTGATACTCATAGGCTTTTGTTTTGGTTCATTTTTGGAGGGCGCTATAGGCTTTGGCGGACCTGTAGCCATTACAGCAGCGCTTCTTGTGGGCTTAGGGCTTAAGCCACTGCAAGCCGCAGGACTTTGCCTCATTGCTAATACCGCTCCTGTGGCATTTGGCGCAGTTGGGATTCCTATTATTGCAATGACAAATCTTGTAGAAATTGAGCAATACGCCGTAGCAGGAATGGTTGGGCGAATGCTTGTGCCTTTAAGCCTTACTATTCCATTTTTTATTGTGTTTTTAATGGACGGCTTTAAGGGCGTGAAAGAGACCTTTCCTGCTATTTTAATAGCTGCGCTTAGCTTCACTTGCACGCAGTTTTTAAGTTCAAATTATCTTGGTGCAGAGCTGCCTGATATTATTTCTGCAGTAGTTTCGCTTGCTTGCACTACTATATTTTTACGCTTTTGGAGACCAAGCAGCATTTTTCGCCTTGATGATTTAAAAGATTTTTCAAATCATAAGCAACTAGCCTTTGGCGAGGTGTTTAAAGCATGGCTACCTTTTATTTTGCTCATTATCTGCATCATCATTTGGACGCAGCCTTGGTTTAAGGCTATCTTTGAATCTAAGCCATTTTTGTTTAAAGATATTGCCAATCTCACAGAAGTGCCTGCAAATTCGTTTTGGTTTGCCTTTAAGCCCATTTTAGATGAGGCTGGCACTACGATAGGGTTTGTAAAAACAGGGCTTTTGCATTATACGCAAGTAACTGTAGCCTTTGGCAGCACTATTGGTGGCATTTTTGACCCAAATGGCAAAGCTGTTGGCTTAAATCTAGGGCTTAGTTTCATCGTGCAGGCAGGCTCAGCGATTTTAGTCGCGGCATTTTTAACTATATTTTTGCTTCGTATTAAAGCCGATGACGCGGCGGATTGCTTTGGTGAGACGCTTAAAGAAATGGCTATGCCTTGTATCACCATTGGGCTTGTGGTTGCCTTTGCCTTTGTGGCAAAGAATTCCGGAATGAGCGGCACTCTAGGCACAGCATTTGCTCAAACAGGCAATGCCTTTGCATTCTTTAGCCCTATGATTGGCTGGATTGGCGTATTTTTAACAGGTAGCGATACTAGCTCAAACCTCCTCTTTGGCACATTGCAGCAAGTAAGCGCGACAAAGCTTGGTATCGGCGAGGCTTTATTTCTAGCGGCAAACTCTGTAGGCGGGGTCGTTGGTAAGATGATAAGTCCGCAAAGTATAGCCATTGCCTGCGCGGCTGTGGGGTTAGCGGGCAAGGAGTCTGATTTATTTAAATTCACTCTTAAATACTCTGTGGGCTTTATTTTGCTTATTGGCATTTGGACATGGGTTATTGCTTCGTTTTTGGGGGTTATGATACCTGATGTAGTAGCGCTAGCAAAACATTAA
- a CDS encoding UDP-glucuronic acid decarboxylase family protein: MLNKKVLVTGGAGFLGSHLCDRLIERGDEVLCVDNLFTGTKQNIAHLLPHPRFEFMRHDVTFPLYVEVDEIYNLACPASPVHYQFDPVQTTKTSVMGAINMLGLAKRVKAKILQASTSEVYGDPEVHPQVESYKGSVNPIGIRACYDEGKRCAETLFFDYKRQHNLRIKVMRIFNTYGPRMHPNDGRVVSNFIIQALRGADITIYGDGAQTRSFCYVDDLISGMIALMDSNDGFTGPVNIGNPHEFSMLELAQNVLELTESKSKLVHLPLPQDDPKQRQPDISLAKKELNWSPKIELREGLEKTIGYFRGIM; this comes from the coding sequence ATGCTAAACAAAAAAGTGCTAGTGACTGGCGGGGCGGGGTTTTTAGGCTCGCATTTGTGCGATAGACTGATTGAGCGGGGCGATGAGGTGCTTTGCGTGGATAATCTTTTTACCGGCACAAAGCAAAATATCGCCCATCTGCTGCCCCACCCGCGATTTGAGTTTATGCGGCATGATGTGACTTTCCCGCTGTATGTCGAGGTCGATGAGATTTATAATCTTGCGTGTCCGGCTAGCCCTGTGCATTATCAATTCGACCCTGTGCAAACGACCAAAACTTCGGTAATGGGCGCGATAAATATGCTAGGCTTAGCCAAGCGCGTCAAGGCTAAAATCCTGCAGGCAAGCACGAGTGAAGTCTATGGCGACCCTGAGGTGCACCCGCAGGTTGAGAGTTACAAGGGCAGCGTTAATCCTATTGGCATTCGCGCGTGCTATGATGAGGGCAAAAGGTGCGCTGAGACGCTGTTTTTCGACTATAAGCGGCAGCATAATCTGCGGATAAAAGTGATGCGGATTTTCAACACTTACGGACCGCGCATGCACCCAAATGATGGGCGCGTGGTGAGTAATTTTATCATTCAGGCGCTGCGTGGTGCGGACATTACGATATATGGCGATGGCGCGCAGACGCGCAGTTTCTGCTATGTCGATGACCTGATTAGCGGTATGATTGCGCTAATGGATTCAAATGATGGCTTCACAGGACCTGTGAATATCGGCAATCCGCATGAGTTTAGCATGCTTGAACTCGCCCAAAATGTGCTAGAGCTAACAGAATCTAAGTCAAAACTAGTGCATTTACCCCTCCCGCAAGATGACCCAAAACAACGTCAGCCAGACATTTCACTCGCCAAAAAAGAGCTAAATTGGAGTCCAAAAATAGAACTTCGCGAAGGGTTAGAAAAGACGATTGGGTATTTTAGGGGGATAATGTGA